A genome region from Setaria italica strain Yugu1 chromosome III, Setaria_italica_v2.0, whole genome shotgun sequence includes the following:
- the LOC101785878 gene encoding uncharacterized protein LOC101785878 — MDGGKKGRNAHKASADHRSDRKSATGMSGDPKKGGRGGKFTWEGADGYADEDLDLISNKNNGGRAGKGGATANAAKKDDGDDE; from the coding sequence ATGGACGGCGGCAAGAAGGGCCGGAACGCGCACAAGGCCTCCGCCGACCACCGCAGCGACCGCAAGTCGGCCACCGGCATGAGCGGCGACCCCAAGaagggcggccgcggcggcaagTTCACCTGGGAGGGCGCCGACGGCTACGCCGACGAGGACCTCGACCTCATCTCCAACAAGAACaacggcggccgcgccggcaaGGGGGGCGCCACCGCCAACGCCGCCAAgaaggacgacggcgacgacgagtag
- the LOC101784815 gene encoding uncharacterized protein LOC101784815 isoform X1, whose translation MEIMLALHALSHSTAASIPPRFLPLVSCASAMCYGLAFLANLGWAGAPPSLNSTVEAQGEDKRRQRPELPGPAMGKAARWFRSFLGKKEQASKDQRRQQDQPPPPPATAKRWSFGKSSRDSAEAAAAAAAGAVSAGSGNAAIARAAEAAWLRSAAYDETNREREQSKHAIAVAAATAAAADAAVAAAQAAVAVVRLTSKGRAAPTLATAAGGRAAAAVRIQTAFRGFLAKKALRALKALVKLQALVRGYLVRRQAAATLHSMQALVRAQATVRAHRAGVPVVFPHLHHPPVRPRYSLQERYADDTRSEHGAPAYGSRRMSASVESSSYAYDRSPKIVEVDPGRPKSRSSSRRASSPLVDAGSSGGEEWCANSACSPLPCYLSGGPPQPPRIAVPTSRQFPDYDWCALEKARPATAQNTPRYLHVHAHAPATPTKSVAGYSPSLNGCRNYMSSTQASEAKVRSQSAPKQRPELACGGGARKRVPLSEVVVVESSRASLSGVVGMQRGCGGRAHEAFSFKSAVVGRIDRTLEVAGVENDRLAFLQRRW comes from the exons ATGGAGATCATGCTCGCGTTGCATGCCTTGTCCCATTCGACGGCCGCATCGATCCCGCCTCGTTTCCTCCCTCTCGTCTCTTGTGCGTCTGCCATGTGTTATGGTCTAGCTTTTCTTGCCAACTTGGGCTGGGCTGGGGCACCACCATCGCTTAACTCCACAGTTGAAGCTCAGGGAGAGGATAAAAGG CGCCAGCGCCCCGAGCTGCCAGGtccggcgatgggcaaggcGGCGCGGTGGTTCCGCAGCTTCCTGGGCAAGAAGGAGCAGGCCAGTAAAGACCAGAGGCGGCAGCAGGAccagccgccgcccccgccggccaccgccaagCGCTGGAGCTTCGGCAAGTCCTCCCGGGACTcggcggaggccgccgcggccgcggccgcgggcgccgtgTCGGCCGGCTCGGGCAACGCGGCGatcgcgcgcgcggcggaggccgcgtgGCTCAGGTCCGCGGCCTACGACGAGACGAACAGGGAGCGGGAGCAGAGCAAGCACGCCATCGCCGTGGCCGCGGccactgcggcggcggcggacgcggcggtggccgcggcccaggcggccgtcgccgtcgtgcgGCTCACCAGCaagggccgcgccgcgcccaccctcgccaccgccgccggcggccgcgccgctgccgccgtcagGATCCAGACGGCGTTCCGAGGATTCTTG GCGAAGAAGGCGTTGCGCGCGCTCAAGGCGCTTGTGAAGCTGCAGGCGCTGGTGCGGGGCTACCTCGTGCGCAGGCAGGCGGCCGCCACGCTCCACAGCATGCAGGCCCTCGTCCGCGCTCAGGCCACCGTGCGCGCGCACCGCGCCGGCGTCCCAGTCGTCTTCCCGCACCTCCACCACCCGCCCGTCCGGCCGCGCTACTCGCTG CAAGAGCGGTACGCCGACGACACGCGGAGCGAGCACGGCGCGCCGGCGTACGGCAGCCGGCGGATGTCGGCGAGCGTCGAGTCCTCGTCGTACGCGTACGACCGGAGCCCCAAGATCGTGGAGGTGGACCCGGGGCGGCCCAAGTCGCGCTCATCCTCGCGTCGCGCGAGCTCCCCGCTGGTCGACGCCGGCAGCAGCGGTGGCGAGGAGTGGTGCGCTAACTCCGCGTGCTCGCCGCTGCCGTGCTACCTGTCCGGCggcccgccgcagccgccgcgcaTCGCCGTGCCAACCTCGCGCCAGTTCCCGGACTACGACTGGTGCGCGCTGGagaaggcgcggccggcgacggcgcagaACACGCCGCGGTACCTGCACGTGCACGCGCACGCGCCGGCCACCCCGACCAAGTCCGTGGCGGGCTACTCGCCGTCGCTCAACGGCTGCCGGAACTACATGTCGAGCACGCAGGCTTCGGAGGCGAAGGTGCGGTCGCAGAGCGCGCCGAAGCAGCGGCCGGAGctcgcctgcggcggcggcgctcggaaGCGGGTGCCGCTGagcgaggtggtggtggtggagtcgTCCCGCGCGAGCCTGAGCGGCGTCGTCGGCATGCAGCGCGggtgcggcggccgcgcgcacgAGGCGTTCAGCTTCAAGTCCGCCGTCGTCGGCCGCATCGACCGCACGCTGGAGGTGGCCGGCGTCGAGAACGACCGCCTGGCGTTCCTGCAGAGGAGGTGGTGA
- the LOC101785469 gene encoding derlin-1 has translation MSSPAEYYNSLPPISKAYGTLCFFTTVLVQLRILDPKFIALYYPWVFKNFEIWRLFTNFFFLGPFSINFGIRLLMIARYGVQLEKGAFEKRTADFLWMMIFGAISLLVVSAIPLFEFSFLGIPMVSMLLYVWSREYPNSQINMYGLVQLRSFYLPWAMLGLDVIFGSPLLPGLLGIMVGHLYYFLAVLHPLATGKNYLKTPKWVHSIVARFRIGVQANSPVRPPANTGGTGAFRGRSYRLNQ, from the exons ATGTCTTCGCCGGCCGA GTACTACAATTCACTCCCACCTATAAGCAAGGCATATGGGACGTTGTGTTTCTTTACCACCGTCCTGGTTCAGCTTCGGATACTGGACCCAAAATTTATTGCCTTATATTACCCCTGGGTGTTCAAGAACTTTGAG ATATGGAGGTTATTTACAAATTTCTTTTTTCTGGGCCCATTTTCCATCAACTTTGGTATTCGCCTTCTGATGAT AGCAAGGTATGGTGTGCAGTTGGAAAAGGGTGCATTCGAAAAGCGGACTGCAGATTTCTTGTGGATGATGATATTTGGAGCTATCTCACTACTG GTAGTGTCAGCTATTCCCCTATTTGAGTTTTCATTCTTGGGAATACCTATGGTCAGCATGCTTCTATATGTTTGGAGCCGAGAGTATCCGAATTCTCAGATAAATATGTACGGCCTCGTCCAATTGAGG TCATTTTATCTTCCATGGGCTATGCTCGGATTGGATGTGATATTTGGATCACCGTTACTGCCTGGCCTTCTGGGTATCATGGTTGGACATCTATACTACTTCCTGGCGGTGTTGCACCCACTAGCCACTGGAAAGAATTATCTGAAGACTCCGAAATGGGT ACACAGCATCGTCGCTCGATTCAGAATAGGTGTGCAGGCAAACTCTCCAGTCCGACCACCAGCCAACACCGGCGGTACTGGTGCCTTCAGAGGAAGAAGCTATAGGCTCAATCAATAG
- the LOC101784815 gene encoding protein IQ-DOMAIN 14 isoform X2: MGKAARWFRSFLGKKEQASKDQRRQQDQPPPPPATAKRWSFGKSSRDSAEAAAAAAAGAVSAGSGNAAIARAAEAAWLRSAAYDETNREREQSKHAIAVAAATAAAADAAVAAAQAAVAVVRLTSKGRAAPTLATAAGGRAAAAVRIQTAFRGFLAKKALRALKALVKLQALVRGYLVRRQAAATLHSMQALVRAQATVRAHRAGVPVVFPHLHHPPVRPRYSLQERYADDTRSEHGAPAYGSRRMSASVESSSYAYDRSPKIVEVDPGRPKSRSSSRRASSPLVDAGSSGGEEWCANSACSPLPCYLSGGPPQPPRIAVPTSRQFPDYDWCALEKARPATAQNTPRYLHVHAHAPATPTKSVAGYSPSLNGCRNYMSSTQASEAKVRSQSAPKQRPELACGGGARKRVPLSEVVVVESSRASLSGVVGMQRGCGGRAHEAFSFKSAVVGRIDRTLEVAGVENDRLAFLQRRW, translated from the exons atgggcaaggcGGCGCGGTGGTTCCGCAGCTTCCTGGGCAAGAAGGAGCAGGCCAGTAAAGACCAGAGGCGGCAGCAGGAccagccgccgcccccgccggccaccgccaagCGCTGGAGCTTCGGCAAGTCCTCCCGGGACTcggcggaggccgccgcggccgcggccgcgggcgccgtgTCGGCCGGCTCGGGCAACGCGGCGatcgcgcgcgcggcggaggccgcgtgGCTCAGGTCCGCGGCCTACGACGAGACGAACAGGGAGCGGGAGCAGAGCAAGCACGCCATCGCCGTGGCCGCGGccactgcggcggcggcggacgcggcggtggccgcggcccaggcggccgtcgccgtcgtgcgGCTCACCAGCaagggccgcgccgcgcccaccctcgccaccgccgccggcggccgcgccgctgccgccgtcagGATCCAGACGGCGTTCCGAGGATTCTTG GCGAAGAAGGCGTTGCGCGCGCTCAAGGCGCTTGTGAAGCTGCAGGCGCTGGTGCGGGGCTACCTCGTGCGCAGGCAGGCGGCCGCCACGCTCCACAGCATGCAGGCCCTCGTCCGCGCTCAGGCCACCGTGCGCGCGCACCGCGCCGGCGTCCCAGTCGTCTTCCCGCACCTCCACCACCCGCCCGTCCGGCCGCGCTACTCGCTG CAAGAGCGGTACGCCGACGACACGCGGAGCGAGCACGGCGCGCCGGCGTACGGCAGCCGGCGGATGTCGGCGAGCGTCGAGTCCTCGTCGTACGCGTACGACCGGAGCCCCAAGATCGTGGAGGTGGACCCGGGGCGGCCCAAGTCGCGCTCATCCTCGCGTCGCGCGAGCTCCCCGCTGGTCGACGCCGGCAGCAGCGGTGGCGAGGAGTGGTGCGCTAACTCCGCGTGCTCGCCGCTGCCGTGCTACCTGTCCGGCggcccgccgcagccgccgcgcaTCGCCGTGCCAACCTCGCGCCAGTTCCCGGACTACGACTGGTGCGCGCTGGagaaggcgcggccggcgacggcgcagaACACGCCGCGGTACCTGCACGTGCACGCGCACGCGCCGGCCACCCCGACCAAGTCCGTGGCGGGCTACTCGCCGTCGCTCAACGGCTGCCGGAACTACATGTCGAGCACGCAGGCTTCGGAGGCGAAGGTGCGGTCGCAGAGCGCGCCGAAGCAGCGGCCGGAGctcgcctgcggcggcggcgctcggaaGCGGGTGCCGCTGagcgaggtggtggtggtggagtcgTCCCGCGCGAGCCTGAGCGGCGTCGTCGGCATGCAGCGCGggtgcggcggccgcgcgcacgAGGCGTTCAGCTTCAAGTCCGCCGTCGTCGGCCGCATCGACCGCACGCTGGAGGTGGCCGGCGTCGAGAACGACCGCCTGGCGTTCCTGCAGAGGAGGTGGTGA